In Leptolyngbya sp. SIO1E4, one DNA window encodes the following:
- a CDS encoding AMIN domain-containing protein, protein MEPRNRRKSKSSFWQQSGSLLAIAGMVTNVAMVAPARAAVLREWTFEPDTRQLTLTLPDGITPRYFLLAEPARIVLELPDTTLGSIPLEEQYTGAVSHIRISELQSGSRVVIELARNTLLDPRHAELTSTDVGDGRTRWVLQPLLQEGDAVSPIAAEPNPQPSARPPELPAETVPIPVDSAPETSETDPVPLPSTPVAGDASPSDSSESDALDSPEAPDSTEAATAPLPPPSETPVESGPPAVTTTPASPELPELPEVAHSATVGAAQALPDASDSLQGVRTDAAALAGVGSEDLSTLPSDQLPIDPLAPVAQSSGAELPSNDGPRASSPQVSVPSLAEVPEAPPAPDLTTPPAAGSVVENPTPPAPDSDSADAAIAASTIEVPALPLPAETWPDSSGSALPPNQVPPPQPDAIATAENTPPPEEVTASPAEVPIEAPTTDGRGASQSTPPTPQPADNELPPPTTTMTGPDSTAHATPPPPLPEAGLPVPTPPASAPPSIASLPTSPPGAAPDEAAVEIPVTQPPFLAGTGETPRIEQPTIPPPPSLPQSDGTIPFGEPLPPQSKALDSAAVAPNVQAASAVPVGTRLVLQYPGTEPLTLEQQEPWYEVLVVAEDVWHPETNGQLLPKGTHVVGRFEGFDDSGRRFVTQAFMEGSDRHPLLAESDWLLGSSQPDGSNLLTNTSIGAVALTVLSGFSGVGLIGGAAMGAATTMAGNPRVVIIQPGQLIEVEVVSDILPFNDAPDITQRLR, encoded by the coding sequence ATGGAACCCCGGAACCGTCGAAAATCTAAATCTAGTTTCTGGCAGCAGAGCGGATCGCTGCTGGCAATTGCTGGCATGGTTACGAATGTCGCGATGGTGGCTCCAGCTCGGGCAGCGGTTTTGCGTGAATGGACGTTTGAGCCTGATACTCGCCAACTCACGCTCACGCTACCTGACGGAATCACACCTCGTTACTTTTTGTTGGCAGAACCGGCCCGCATTGTCCTCGAATTGCCGGATACGACTTTAGGCTCCATTCCGCTAGAAGAACAATACACAGGTGCTGTCAGCCACATTAGAATCTCGGAACTGCAGAGTGGTTCCAGAGTTGTCATTGAATTAGCTCGCAACACGCTGCTAGATCCTCGCCATGCCGAGCTGACATCCACGGATGTTGGTGATGGCCGCACTCGCTGGGTCTTGCAACCTTTGCTTCAAGAAGGGGATGCTGTGAGTCCAATTGCTGCAGAACCCAACCCGCAACCCTCCGCCCGGCCCCCTGAACTTCCTGCTGAGACAGTGCCCATTCCTGTTGACTCCGCCCCAGAAACGTCTGAAACAGACCCTGTTCCCCTACCTTCCACACCCGTTGCTGGTGACGCATCACCCTCTGACTCTTCTGAGTCTGATGCGCTTGATTCTCCAGAGGCTCCCGATTCTACAGAAGCCGCCACAGCGCCACTGCCGCCGCCCTCTGAAACTCCTGTAGAATCAGGCCCACCTGCGGTTACCACTACACCCGCATCGCCTGAATTACCGGAATTGCCGGAGGTTGCTCACTCGGCTACCGTTGGGGCGGCTCAAGCATTACCCGATGCCTCAGACTCCCTGCAAGGGGTGCGTACAGATGCTGCGGCACTGGCTGGGGTCGGGTCAGAAGACTTGTCAACGCTTCCCTCAGATCAGTTGCCGATTGATCCCCTGGCACCTGTAGCGCAGTCATCGGGTGCAGAATTGCCATCCAACGATGGCCCCCGCGCGTCTTCTCCTCAGGTGTCTGTTCCCTCCTTAGCAGAAGTGCCTGAAGCTCCCCCTGCCCCTGACCTAACAACTCCTCCTGCCGCTGGATCTGTCGTGGAAAATCCGACTCCTCCTGCCCCTGATTCTGACTCTGCAGACGCTGCGATCGCGGCTTCTACGATAGAGGTGCCAGCCTTACCCTTACCGGCAGAGACTTGGCCCGATTCTTCAGGGTCTGCTCTGCCGCCAAATCAAGTTCCTCCCCCCCAGCCAGATGCGATCGCGACTGCAGAGAATACGCCGCCACCCGAAGAAGTGACTGCATCGCCTGCAGAAGTGCCGATTGAGGCACCGACTACCGATGGTCGTGGTGCCTCTCAGTCAACGCCTCCGACCCCTCAACCCGCTGATAACGAGTTGCCGCCTCCCACGACTACTATGACGGGGCCTGATTCTACAGCACACGCGACGCCACCGCCCCCCTTGCCAGAAGCTGGGCTGCCAGTTCCAACGCCTCCTGCATCAGCTCCCCCTTCTATCGCATCGCTTCCGACGTCGCCACCAGGAGCAGCGCCAGATGAAGCCGCTGTAGAGATTCCAGTGACACAGCCACCATTCTTAGCTGGGACGGGGGAAACCCCCAGAATAGAGCAACCGACTATTCCACCCCCACCCTCCCTGCCCCAAAGTGATGGCACGATACCCTTTGGTGAACCGTTACCTCCTCAATCCAAAGCCCTTGATAGTGCAGCGGTTGCTCCGAATGTTCAGGCCGCCAGTGCAGTTCCAGTGGGCACGCGTTTGGTGTTGCAATATCCTGGCACCGAACCCCTCACGCTAGAACAGCAGGAGCCTTGGTATGAAGTCTTGGTGGTTGCTGAAGATGTCTGGCATCCAGAAACCAATGGGCAATTGCTACCTAAAGGAACCCATGTTGTTGGTCGATTTGAAGGGTTTGACGACAGTGGTCGTCGATTTGTGACCCAGGCTTTTATGGAAGGCAGCGATCGCCATCCGCTCTTAGCGGAGTCAGATTGGCTCCTCGGCTCCTCTCAACCCGATGGCAGCAATCTGCTTACCAACACTAGTATTGGTGCAGTGGCATTAACTGTGCTGTCTGGTTTTTCAGGGGTTGGCCTGATCGGTGGAGCGGCTATGGGGGCAGCCACTACGATGGCGGGTAATCCCAGGGTTGTGATTATTCAACCTGGCCAGTTGATTGAAGTTGAGGTGGTCTCAGATATTCTGCCGTTTAATGACGCTCCGGATATCACGCAACGGCTTCGGTAA
- a CDS encoding thioredoxin family protein: MVMVSSTMLALGTPAPDFSLADVVTGKPISLETFAGKSALLVMFICQHCPFVKHVQAEIARLGQDYGPKNMGIVAISSNSVETHPQDAPEHLKAMAEKLRFTFPYGYDESQAVAKAYTAACTPDFFVFDGDRKLVYRGQLDDSRPGNDMPVTGKDLRAALDAVLVGQAVDPNQQPSIGCNIKWSPGNEPDYFGA, from the coding sequence ATGGTAATGGTTAGCTCAACCATGTTGGCATTGGGCACACCTGCCCCTGACTTTTCGTTGGCTGATGTGGTTACAGGAAAGCCGATTTCTCTAGAGACTTTTGCCGGTAAATCTGCATTGCTGGTCATGTTTATCTGCCAGCATTGTCCTTTCGTAAAACATGTTCAGGCTGAAATTGCTCGTCTTGGTCAAGACTATGGCCCTAAAAATATGGGGATTGTTGCCATTAGCTCCAACAGCGTAGAGACACACCCCCAGGATGCACCTGAACACCTCAAGGCCATGGCGGAGAAACTGCGGTTCACTTTTCCCTATGGTTATGACGAGTCCCAAGCTGTAGCAAAAGCCTATACTGCTGCCTGCACACCCGATTTTTTCGTGTTTGATGGCGATCGCAAATTGGTCTATCGCGGACAGCTAGATGACAGCCGCCCAGGGAATGATATGCCTGTCACAGGAAAGGACCTCAGAGCAGCCTTAGATGCAGTGCTGGTGGGTCAAGCAGTTGATCCCAATCAGCAGCCTAGTATCGGTTGCAATATCAAGTGGAGCCCAGGTAACGAGCCTGATTATTTTGGGGCGTAA
- a CDS encoding Uma2 family endonuclease: MGSWVVSLTRCAKNASFIAPIAPDFVVELRSNSDTLASLQEKMTEYIANGVRLGVLIDPKNCQVHIYRPDQTPEILDHPESVNCEPEMPLFQLKMAKVWRKL; the protein is encoded by the coding sequence ATTGGATCGTGGGTGGTGAGTCTGACCAGATGCGCAAAAAACGCCAGTTTTATTGCACCGATCGCACCTGACTTTGTTGTGGAGCTACGGTCTAATAGTGATACATTAGCGAGTCTGCAAGAAAAGATGACAGAGTATATTGCCAATGGCGTGCGGTTAGGCGTGTTAATTGACCCCAAGAATTGTCAAGTCCATATCTACCGACCTGATCAAACACCGGAAATTTTAGATCATCCTGAGTCTGTGAATTGCGAACCCGAAATGCCATTATTTCAACTAAAGATGGCGAAGGTCTGGAGAAAGCTTTGA
- a CDS encoding FAD-dependent oxidoreductase: MSKGQRRVTIVGGGAASFFLGIYLREHCPEVEIELLASESEGNLGGHLACSPEADYLTEHGFHALFACYREVLPLLERIGAMGNFTMGPKHLFLWGNHQLHYAHPHQMLFSPAFDWEQRWELPKLIGLLLKHQMDVSRDGFDSLNRYDAMDFREYLRREGIAECLVNSPLVQMYYDFGFNGFDPMSAAVGLKNLIFLTAKPQLYQFEFPATQALLLPLVRYFQQQCRGQIRYHHHVDKIHWGTESQRITALDVRDTATGRSYRHRVDIVVLAVGLEAFKHLISGIPHHDSLWPNVQTLEAVPSISLQAWFKEDPVPRHINSVIAGLPEPLSVLAPLTRLRRHPSTTPLPYEIIAVGPERGFEHVEDDILIESFWQRLRYLGFRIPHAPEEKYVHFHRNRAAHERYLLTRPGQFSDRPLPLTHIPNLFLAGAWLQTTFSMPSLEAAAETANASALGIQKLVRREGAIALSWGMPKTHPLVTAPTYHLREVRGRFFVVPLQRDMVQRELPACLQEIPALAGYGLLTLMDYQRVYSEQDEQGLERSYQELVLNAFVEERHHPGLDHMGLYPLAVYLNDDVALAAGREVYGFPKKLAEIKLGDHHVHMRRAGRFPNEGPGPVYPIELVQGEWQGATTDASDRPFWEPWLNQATDQAVPKLFNRLPALPFYLHQVFVTPDARQTPQRTVSRVLRVPVHHLRVHRSRQLSQGYFRLTPSSADPLYRFVPSPNLTWVIESGLEIDFEFTLSEAEAIAQYGSLVSHLPTSPVSWGAATPSSAQITPSAE; the protein is encoded by the coding sequence ATGAGCAAGGGGCAACGGAGAGTCACGATCGTGGGAGGTGGGGCAGCTTCCTTCTTCCTGGGCATTTATCTACGAGAACACTGCCCAGAGGTAGAAATCGAATTACTGGCCTCTGAGAGTGAGGGCAATTTGGGCGGGCATTTAGCCTGCTCTCCAGAAGCTGATTATCTGACCGAGCACGGGTTCCATGCCTTATTTGCCTGTTATCGAGAAGTGCTGCCACTGTTAGAGCGTATTGGAGCCATGGGAAACTTTACCATGGGCCCTAAGCACCTATTTTTGTGGGGCAATCACCAGCTGCATTATGCCCATCCCCATCAGATGCTATTTTCCCCAGCTTTTGATTGGGAACAGCGATGGGAACTCCCGAAGCTCATCGGCTTGCTGTTGAAGCATCAGATGGACGTGTCTCGCGATGGGTTTGACAGCTTAAATCGCTATGATGCCATGGATTTCCGGGAATATCTGCGGCGGGAAGGAATTGCAGAGTGCCTGGTCAACAGCCCACTCGTGCAAATGTACTATGATTTTGGGTTTAACGGGTTCGACCCCATGTCGGCAGCCGTGGGGCTCAAAAATCTGATATTTCTGACTGCCAAGCCTCAACTCTACCAGTTCGAATTTCCGGCCACCCAAGCGCTACTACTTCCCCTCGTTCGCTATTTTCAGCAACAATGCCGAGGGCAAATCCGCTATCACCATCATGTGGATAAAATTCACTGGGGTACGGAAAGCCAGCGCATTACGGCTCTCGATGTACGGGATACGGCCACAGGTAGGTCTTATCGGCATCGTGTAGATATTGTGGTCTTGGCCGTGGGCCTGGAAGCCTTTAAGCATTTGATCTCAGGAATTCCTCACCACGACAGCCTCTGGCCCAATGTGCAAACCCTAGAGGCAGTTCCCAGTATCTCTTTGCAGGCCTGGTTCAAAGAAGATCCTGTGCCGCGCCATATTAATAGCGTCATTGCTGGGCTGCCTGAACCGCTAAGTGTTTTAGCACCGCTCACCCGCTTACGGCGGCACCCCAGTACCACACCGTTACCCTACGAAATCATCGCGGTGGGGCCAGAAAGGGGATTTGAGCACGTTGAGGATGACATCCTGATCGAGTCGTTCTGGCAACGCCTCCGTTACCTGGGCTTTCGGATTCCTCACGCCCCCGAGGAAAAGTATGTTCACTTTCACCGCAATCGCGCGGCCCATGAACGTTACCTGCTGACACGACCGGGTCAATTTAGCGATCGCCCACTTCCGTTAACCCATATTCCCAACTTGTTTTTAGCAGGAGCCTGGCTACAAACCACGTTTTCAATGCCCTCGCTAGAAGCAGCCGCTGAAACGGCAAACGCCTCTGCCCTCGGTATCCAGAAATTAGTGCGGCGGGAAGGCGCGATCGCCCTTTCCTGGGGGATGCCCAAAACCCATCCCCTGGTGACGGCACCCACTTACCACTTGCGAGAAGTGCGGGGAAGATTCTTTGTGGTTCCTTTGCAACGAGACATGGTGCAGCGTGAGTTACCGGCTTGTCTCCAAGAGATTCCAGCCCTGGCAGGCTATGGTCTGCTGACATTGATGGATTATCAACGCGTCTATAGCGAGCAGGATGAACAGGGATTGGAACGGTCTTACCAGGAACTGGTACTGAATGCGTTTGTTGAAGAGCGACACCACCCTGGGCTCGACCACATGGGCTTATATCCCCTCGCGGTGTATCTGAATGATGATGTGGCGCTGGCCGCTGGCCGCGAAGTATATGGATTCCCCAAAAAACTCGCTGAGATTAAGCTAGGGGATCATCATGTGCACATGCGCCGAGCCGGACGATTTCCAAATGAAGGGCCAGGTCCCGTATACCCCATCGAACTGGTACAAGGGGAATGGCAGGGCGCGACAACGGATGCGAGCGATCGCCCATTCTGGGAGCCCTGGCTCAACCAAGCAACTGACCAGGCAGTTCCCAAACTATTCAACCGTTTGCCTGCGCTACCGTTTTATCTCCATCAAGTATTCGTAACCCCCGATGCCAGGCAAACCCCACAACGAACCGTATCGAGGGTGTTGCGAGTACCGGTGCATCATTTACGGGTTCACCGATCTCGTCAACTCAGCCAAGGCTACTTTCGTCTCACACCCTCCAGCGCCGATCCTTTATATCGTTTCGTGCCTAGCCCTAACCTCACGTGGGTGATCGAATCTGGACTCGAGATAGATTTCGAGTTTACCCTCAGCGAGGCAGAAGCCATTGCTCAATATGGCAGCTTGGTTTCCCACCTCCCAACCTCTCCAGTATCTTGGGGGGCTGCAACACCCTCTTCTGCTCAGATAACCCCCTCTGCCGAGTAG
- a CDS encoding RNA methyltransferase, whose amino-acid sequence MSMLSRSPAAYRHPLILCASLIQNPMNLGALCRTAEVFRLQTLVLPTLQIAENREFRKLAASAHAWQPLAECSTDHLPQWMIQQQANGVTVLALTRHARAVSLPEFCFPKRSALILGRELTGIPEALVSQCDGVLEIPQFGYVESLNVAMAGAIAAYAYLCQHANHQSS is encoded by the coding sequence ATGTCTATGCTGTCGAGATCGCCTGCTGCCTACCGCCATCCTTTAATCCTGTGTGCCAGCCTGATACAAAATCCGATGAATCTAGGCGCCCTCTGCCGCACAGCCGAGGTGTTTCGTCTCCAAACATTGGTGTTACCCACGTTGCAAATTGCGGAAAATCGAGAGTTTCGTAAGCTTGCAGCCTCTGCCCATGCCTGGCAGCCCTTGGCAGAATGTTCTACGGATCACCTGCCCCAGTGGATGATCCAGCAGCAAGCAAACGGTGTTACCGTTCTGGCTCTTACGCGTCATGCTCGAGCTGTCTCGCTGCCTGAATTTTGCTTTCCTAAACGGTCGGCTCTGATCTTAGGACGTGAACTCACAGGTATTCCAGAAGCGCTGGTGAGTCAGTGCGATGGGGTGTTGGAAATTCCACAGTTTGGGTATGTGGAGTCGTTGAATGTGGCCATGGCAGGGGCGATCGCCGCCTATGCGTACCTCTGCCAGCATGCGAACCACCAGTCCTCATGA